The DNA window GCTTACCTGGAACCAAGTATGTTTTATCCCACATTGTCGCAAATCACCCTGCATAGCATCACTACTTTGATatattatttattgattaattaCTTCCATTCTGTAGATTGGACAGGCAATCGCAGGCAACCACTTTCATTCATCAGGTATTTGGTGGCTACCTGAGGTCCAGAGGTAAGTTTGTTTCATCAGCTTGAGTTGCGTTGTATAATTTAAAGCACAATTCATCTATTGACCATTTTAACTGTTGTTTTCTTTTCAGTTAAATGTTTGAACTGCAAAGCAGTCTCTGACACATTCGACCCTTTTCTGGATATCACTCTGGAAATCAGAGTAACTACAACTTTATCTTCATTTTTATGTGTGAGGAAAATGACAAAAATGGACTTACGAATTGTCTATCCTTGCAGATTGCACCCAGTGTCTCAAAAGCCCTGGAGCAGTTTGTCAAACCAGAGCAGCTGGACGGAGAGAACGCCTACAAATGCTCCAAGTAAATTTCTGTGCAAAGAAAAACAACGTTGCAGTTTTGGTATTTTGCAGTGACTAACGAGATAAAATCTATTTTTCCCAGGTGCAAAAAAATGGTCACGGCCTCAAAGAGATTCACCATCCATCGCAATTCCAACGTGCTCACTCTGTCCCTGAAACGCTTTGCAAACTTCAGTGGAGGAAAACTCACGAAAGTATGTTGATGCATCAGGACCAAAGCAGCCAATATAGTAGCTTGATTAAGGCTTGGGAATTGACTTTGAGGGATTGACTTTGATATTCATCGGCTGGTTTTTGCTCATCAGGATGTGAAATATCCTGAGTACCTGGACCTGCGGCCCTTCATGTCCCAGTCCCAAGGAGAGGCGCAGCTCTACGGGTTGTACGCTGTGCTTGTACACTCTGGTTTCAGCTGTCATGCTGGACACTACTTCTGCTATGTTAAGGTAacacattttttgtcttttttttaactaCACATTCTCTTTTGAAAATAACTATTTTAATAGCTCAAGCACTGGCTAGTTTTAAAATGCGACAGAATAATAAATGTGATTAAGCTGATATTCCCTTCGTTTTATCTGACAGGCAAGCAATGGTCAGTGGTTTCAAATGAACGATTCCTCTGTAACTGTCAGCGACATCCGGTCTGTTCTTAACCAGCAGGCTTATGTCCTTTTCTACATTAAGTAAGTGAAATTTTAAcatcaactagggctgggcgaaataTGATCATGATTAATTTGAGTTCGATCACAGTGATCAGCTGCTCGCATGTACAACCTTAATAAAACATGGCACAAATGTCTGTTAGAAGATACTGCAGTGGTTAACAAGCAACAAAGCACAGTATAATCCTGCATGGAACAGTCTGCCTTAATTAACCGTGATCCTgtttgtgttcgtgtgtgtgctCACGAACACAAGCTCACAATAACAGTGGTTTAAACACATAAATGCTAACGCTTTCcagtgaaataaaaatgtaagtaGGGGCCTACGAACAATTAATATAATTTCAATTCTAAATAAGGTTTTAATCAACCATTAGTTGTCACACATTAGTAAGCCATATAATGTAAGACATGAATCAAGCTGTTAAGGTGTAACAATCAAAAAGATGTAAGACTTTTACttccaaacattttatttttcctgaCTATCTATTGAAAAAAGCTCAGGGCACGATGCTGTCTGCAATGGCCGAATGTTATTGTTATCATAAACGCAAATGCAGGGGGACTATTTTAGCTGCGCATTGATGTAACAGTTGGTTGGAGGGCGTATAATGAATGaaaataacacaacataacatagcaGTGATctaatgctagcttacgctgctattgtttACACACTGAGCTGATGGCTGCTTATGCTTATTCTCAAACTTCCAtccctccatccgttttctaccgcttgtcctttctgTGGtcacgggggggtcgctggagcctatctcagctccattcgggcggaaggcagggtacacccctgACAAGTCACCACTGCATCGCAGAGCTattctcaaacttgctaaaagtaaattctagattatattCATGCCGCTCTAACCTTGTGGTAGACAATTGTGGCCATGGTCGACTTTAATAGACAAGACAAGACGCTTCCTGCAggaacttttttttaaccctgtTTTGTGGAGATTGCGATTGAATCTTGATCTAAACagaattatgtgagcgtcccgtgGGTTGGTATCCCAACGAGAGGGGAAATGGTTAGTTTGTATTGTATATATATCGAAAGCAAAACATGCTTTCCCTTTTTCTGATTTTCCGTTATTTTTCTCCCAATAATTTGGAAATATACAATTTACTGCATATCTCATATTTCTTATCCAAATTGAAcctttccaacatcaacacactcCACTCAACTTGAACATCCAGAGGTTGAATTTCTTCCAGTTTGGAAATCTCCCTTTATCACCAAAAATTTGCCACCATTAAAAATTAATGGGCAATATAAAAAACCTCtccatttctcaaccgatttgaagtgttccaacacccacacactccactcaccttggataTTCAAGCCAACATTTTTTTCTAATTAAtcggaatttccaggaatttctttCCATTCTGGGTAATATACAAACTTTTGCATACCTCACATTTATAATCCAAtacgaaccgttccaacatccacaatcAGCCTGAACATTAAAGCCAGCATGTTTGCAGGTTTTGAAAATTTCTTGAGTAAccggaatttctccccatttcggAATATAGAAACTTCTGCATATCCCGCAAAGCCCACATTTCTAATCCCATACGAAcccttccaacatccacacactccacccaccctGGATATTCAAGCCAGTAGGTTTCCCGGTTCCGAAAAATCCCTGATTatccggaattaccaggaattttccccattgaaaatgaatgggcaatatacaaatcACTTcctatcccacatttctcaaccaatgccaactgttccaacatccacacacttgcaaccatcttagaagtatgctcgCTGTTCCCCTATTACCATGCTAATTTAGCCATGTTGATATTAAAATGCTatcttttatgttagcattttagctcatttttgaCTTTTCAACCAAATAATCATGGATTTCCTCACTTTGTTTCCaccttagaagtatgctagcgCTTCCCCTGTTAcaatgccaatgttagcatgctaacattttatgctagcatatCAGCTAATTCCGTACGTTTTAACCTTATATTCATGGATTCTGTTGAACGTTTGCTAGCCTTTTACCTGTCAGCGTGGTAGTGTAGCATTATATTGTTAGCACGCTACCGTTTCATgccagcattttagctaatttcatGTGTTTTAAgataataatcatggattttatTACTTGGTGCTTTATTAGGagtatgctagctgttcccctgttatcatgctaatgttagcatattaacatATTCTTGTTGGCATTTAAGATAATTTTGTACTTGTCAATCAACTAAACATAGATTTTGTTACTTGTCcacatcttagaagtatgctagctgttcacCTGTTGGTATGCTAATTTTGTATaccagcattttagctaattgtatACATTTAGAGCTAATCATGGATTATGTTACTTTGTACATTCTTTGAATATGCTAACCCATTTAGCTATAGCAACAGTTAGCATTTCAGGATTCATACATTTCAGTACAACTTTTGCTCTTTACCTTTCAAACGATTTCTAACTTTTACCTATTTTAACTTTCAAACCATTTCTACAGTCCACTAGTACATCAGTTCAGCGTCAgctcaacatttaaaccatttcaaAATTCGAACAATTACTTTACCatttacggtggaagaggggttagtgcgtctgcctcacaatacgaaggtcctgcagtcctgggttcaaatccaggctcgggatcttcctgtgtggagtttgcatgttctccccgtgaatgcgtgggttccctccgggtactccggcttcctcccacttccaaagaaatgcacctggggataggttgattggcaacactaaaattggccctagtgtgtgaatgtgagtgtgaatgttgtttgtctatctgtgttggccctgcgatgaggtggcgacttgtccagggtgtaccccgccttccgcccgattgtagctgagataggcgccagcgccccccgcgaccccaaaagggaataagcggtagaaaatggatggatggatggatacatttgaAAAATGTTTACATTCATTCTACAGTccatcagcatttcagttcagcttcagcattggagcattcacacacaatttccaCAGAAATTGCTTCATCTACTATTGTTTTGCATTTGTTACCCTAAATCAGGGGTGGGCAAATTTTCCGGCTCAGGGGTCAcgttggcttttgaaatttgccaGACGGGCCAGACGAGCACATGATGCCTTTCAAAGCATTTCATATCTATTGAAAGTGGAGTAGACTTCCCAAACATGAGCTATacatctattttcaacaatacaaTATCAGAACCCCAAAGGAACACAAAAATGGTATCACAGGGTTAACATTTACATTATCTTTCAGTGGGAGCAGTGTTGATCACCCTTTTCTTGCCATTGCGTCAAAGTCTAGTATCAGtttgttgtggcaattctcaaaaCAAATGCTTTGCTTAATTTTGttctaatatttgttttaatatttttagtTTTCCCATTCCTGCCTTGGATTTTTATATTGTCACTTTAAAGAAacttaactgaaaaaaaaaaaaaatatatatatatatatatatatatatattatttacacccatacatatatatatctccttTTTTTGCCAACGCGTCGAAGTCTCCCATCAGTTTTGTTGTGGCAAAACTGATACTAGATTATATAATCACTTCAAAGAAACGCCGGCTTAGTACCATGAGATTTTGATAACGTTACAACAttaatacatccattttctaccgcttattccctttcggggtcgcggggggcgctggcgcctatctcagctacaatcgggcggaaggcggggtacaccctggacaagtcgccacctcatcgcagggccaacacagatagacagacaacattcacactcacattcacacactagggccaatttagtgttgccaatcaacctatccccaggtgcatgtctttggaagtgggaggaagccggagtacccggagggaacccacgcattcacggggagaacatgcaaactccacacagaaagatcccgagcctggatttgaacccaggactgcaggaccttcgtattgtgaggcagacgcactaacccctctgccaccgtgaagcccaacattAATACAAgtaattaaataatacaaataacaatTTACCATTTCAAAGTgttgtttagtaaatgttaactttaaaaaaagtttttttgtacacaacttgtttattgctgcagaaGGAAGTTTGTGAAGACAAGCAAAATACAATAACTCTGAGAGGGAAAAAATGTGGTTCTCTTTACTCCaacaaaaaataccaaaaaagaagcTAAGCTGTGGCCCTAAAACCGAGGTACGGACTGTAGTGTGAGTTACCTGCTCCGTTTCACCTCCAGTAAACACAATTATAGATATGAATAAAATGACAGCTGTCAGCAGTTGGCATATATTATTACTTTGATCAAAAatggcggaaatgtctgttaCAAGATACTGCAATAGTAAACAGTAGGGATGCAACAGTACTCTGTATAATCCTACATGGGACAATCTtcctataatttaaaaaaaaaaagtgatattaaGCGTGATCAGAtgatacaaaaaaattaatcatgATCATTTTTTTCGCCATATTGCCCAGACCCAACATCATCAACTATTTAACTTTTTGTTTAGAAAGGGGGAGACGTAGTAAATCAGTCACTCCTGTCTTTATGTCTTGTTTTACACTGTCTGCGTCTTTTGCAAGTACCAATTGATAACTTGTTTGTGTTGTATCACAAGGACCTGCGAAGGAAAAAAAGGAGGAGACTATGGTCACATGAGCCATAATTCAGCCGTTCCTGGTCAGTCATCTCCCAGGCCTGTCGTTATTCCCCGCATCAACACAACCGTCCATCACAACAACAATGTCGGCTTCATTGGGCCACAGCTGCCCCCACACTTGGCCAAGGTAAAACTAACCTCTAAACAAAATGTACTTTAGGTGGATAGTTTGACACTGCGTTTTATTCCTTCTGCAGAATTCCCTCCACATAAATGGGAGTGGAACTCTGAGGGACTATCCCAAGCCCAGCACCAGCTGCAGTGCTGTTGGAAAACCAAACCACAGTGtggcctcctcctccttctcctcctcctcctcctcttcctcctcctcttccacttCTTCCATCTCCCACTCAGCCAGCCAACCTTCAGTGATCCCAGACCAAGACAAGCGCCTAAAGCTGTCATTTAGCATTGGGCAAAGCAAACTGAATCGGGCAGCCCCTCCCTTATCTTCTGCCAGCAGCTCCTCTGCCTCCGCCTCCTCGTCCTCTAGCTCCTTAGCCTCCTCGCAGTCTACCTCAGATGCTTATTTCATCCCTCGTCAGATTAACCATGTCAACGGCACGCCACGTTGTAATGGAGAACAGCAGGGTGGCGGTAATGGAGCGTCCTTCCTGGTGCCGTACAGCCAAGAGTCTTCAGAGGAGTCTGACCAGGAGAACGGCGGCTCTTTGGATAATGGCTGCTCAGTAAAGGGTCACTTGaatggaaataaaaaaacaagggATGACCAATCAGCCAACGGGGAGTTAGAAGTTCACCACAACGGAAACTGTTTAAACGGATTTACACACAGTATCTCTAAACCCAGTCAGAACGGGCACCATAATGGACATCGCAAAGTCAACGGGCATAATAGTTTTGAAAAGGtaattttttctttctttctcaaCATTAGGCACATTTGCATACTTTAATGACTGAAAACAATACCCCAATTATGCAGCTCTTAAATAgaattcatatttttttacctATCAGTAAGGGCTTAATTTTGCTACTTCTCCTGTATTGGACgtagaaatgtgtttttttgtgaaaaagtatgtgattgtCATTGCCGATGAATGCATTTTATTGCTGATCAAAAATGccgatcccctctggctgacactaTCTATTTTTAGTCCCCCAGCCGACAAGCAGCTAGCAGCTAAATATGTATCTCCATATCATACGTAGATGTTTCTATAAACAAATGATAATCACTTAGATTACGGAAAATAAACTGCAAATCTTTGTATCTAAAATTTCATCACTGGAGCTCGAACATGGTTcaataaggaactagtttaaatattgtgttaacCATCCCGGTTGCTCAATATAGAAAATATACATGATAAACTATCTAACTTTTGCCgacgatagtattaaaagctctatcgtaATGCATGttaatgacacattctagcttTGTGACAGCGACAAGCGAACAAACGCATCCTCATAAAATTTGAAGTAGCAACATTGGTATGAGCAATACTGCGCCTGTATGTACTTTGTATTGGGTCCATATGCAAATTTGTAGAattgcccaaaactaatgtataaTATCCAAACAGAAGAAAAAGTACTCTTAAAATTTTaccaaaagtgtagatagaaccatgttacaacagaaagtaccCAGATAGTAAAACTAAATTAACAAGAAGAATAACaacaattttgagaaaataatacaactggatATTACGCATTGTTACCGCATGCATCAACAGCTAAATTAAGAGCCCCTGTAACCCGTGTTAAAATGGTTAAATTATCGTTTAAATACCAAATAATATGTTATAATGTATATAGTCATTGTAGGAGgcgatatagattttaggccatatcgcccatccctattctccataaataaattaaaaaacttAAGTTCCCGGTAATACACGTGATTGGTATTGGTATTTGTACCGTTATCCTTGTGTAAGTGGACACAAGCTAAGAGCAAGCCAAATTCCATCAATGCGGAGTAAGGAAGTAGCATCCAAGCTACAAGTGCTTTAATTGGCAGCACTGTCAAATTCAGTATGAACCGTGAGTGAACCTAAAGCAAACATACAAATTATACATATGACTGCATTGTATTAAGCATCCTaatacacaacatgaaatgattcAGAAGTTCTTCAAAGGCACAGAACATGAAGCAATTGTGATGCAAATACAAGTTTACAAACTTGACTATTTAAATGAATTCAGTACAATTGAACATAGGATGATATACAGTATGTCTTGATACCTTTTTCAGAAGGTGCAAACAGGAAGTTCGCGAAATATTGGAAAAAGGCAGCTTTCTGCTCAGATGTGATTTATTAACTGATTTCCAACTTGACCACCAAGCTCTTTGAAGTTAATTTTGTAACATGGGTTCTGGTACTTTGATACCACTGTCGTGGTAAATTAAAACTATGTGCCGTATAAACACCAAAGTGCATTCCACACAATGTCACTGTGCATgtttaaataaagacaaaaacaaaatgcacttcagaagaaaaaaaatgcagaaTAGTGTTGCTACTGTCGTTGGTCGATTGCGATTGAAATGGctgcataaaaccctgatcggaacatccctactTGGATCTTATTCAATTTTGTAAGTGTACATATGAGTCTGCCAACCATTAATTAGCTCATCTAAAtcaatggtccccaacctttttgtagctgcggaccagtcaacgcttgataatttgtcccgcagcccggCGGGAGGGgggatttttttccctttttttctttgtcatgaaaaagggaggttttttgggttggtgcactaattgtaagtgtatcttgtgttttttatgttgatttgataaaaaaataataattaaaaaaaattgtttttaaaaattagaagaaaaaaaaaattaataaaaaattattctgctgcCCGGtgccaatcgagccgcggcccggtaccggtccgtagcccggtggttggggaccactgatctaaatgaCATGTTTTGTTCTGCCTTTCAGGTATCTGCTAGTTATGATTGCAGTTTTCCGTCTGAGGCGACTGTCACTGTGAATGGACTGGGAGATGAACACTTTTACTCAAGGTAACATTCCAATAAATGTATAATATGTAGAATACCACACACCGTATGTATAGGGGTTAGTCACCATACGAATCTGAAATGTGTTTACAGCAAACAGGAGGACCAGCCCACTTCTGTTCAGAAGATCCTAACTGCTGCAAGTGAAACCCAGCACACCTCTCCTGACATAAGGGCTACAGGTGGATCTGATCCGCTGTTTCAGCAAACAGCCTCCAACAATACCGATGTTTCCATTAAAAGCAGTTCCTCGGCATCGAATGAGTCTGTGTCCACCAGTCCTACAGCCTTAACCACCTCGCCAGACTCCTCCCTCAGTACCAGTGGAGTCTCTGCAGCGCTGCAGAAAGTTAGCATTTGTGCTGATGAAGGCGTGGACGTATCGTTGACCAATGGTTCATCAAAGTCCTCTGAGGGGCATACTGACCTGAAAGAGCAGCACCAGTCCAGTCCCCCTTCTAGGACCTATGACAGACGGTCGTCCCGCGAAAGAGGGAGTACTCAGCCATACTCGTCTGACTGGAGCAGGGACAGAGAGAGACACTATAGGGACCGGAGTCAGGGGCGGGACAGTCATCGTTACAGACGGGACTACAGAGACATCTACCGCCGCTCATACAGGGATCAGGACTATTACCACAGGGACTGGGAGCGGCGCTCTCACTACCCCAGAGAACGGGGCCGTGACAGGGGCTCGCAGCATTACCATTACAATCACCACCACCGAGGACGGGAAGACCGCGGCTACCAGCGCAGAGGCTACGGTCACGCCCACCGCGAGGAGTCGAGCAGTCGCTGGAAGCGGGAATATCGCGGCGTGAAGGACAATGTTAGGGAAAGGGACTACTACCAGTCGTCTGCGACGATGCCGGAATCCTACAAGTCGAAGAGCTCACCGCATCGGCACGCTCCTGTGTGGGAGGATCAGAATCACAATAGGAGCGGCCGTTCTGCAAGCTCTGAGGAGTACCATAGCAAGAAACACAAAAAGAGCAAGAAAAAGAAGAATTCCAAGGATAAAGAGCGTTATCGTGACAGTGGGTGAGTAATTCCATGTACTTGCACTTGAATCACTTTTTAATGATGCTGGAACTGTATTGTAACACTTTTATAGGTATGTAATGGTATGAAAATGTCAAAGTTATCGCGGTATCGTTGAATCTGCTCAAAATGTACTGAAACACAACCTGAGatctttagatttttttaaataacttaaatATACACTCTTTGAAagcccactattttgcatgtttggtgttTCTTATGCTTTACCAGGTGATAAGTGTTTCTACGGGCGTTGCAGCATCAtacctttttttatgttttattttaatagcaGTCGATACACCTTCATGTCATATTCCAACGACTATAGAACGACCACACTGTGCttagagagcacagcttgtaggttaaATGTACAATTCaaatagcttagttgctcagcCAGCAACTTGTTTATTATAAGTTTAGATTaaggtatgttgtttcttaatggggaaggACGTTAACATCTATTGTATTCATGTTTGCATTTAAGCTGGTGAACTAGCGCTAGTTCGTCCGTGGGTTTATAAAAGTGCAGTTTTTAACCATGGTGTTTAgatcattttattttaaaacgGTAATACTGACCGTCGGAAGTTTTATTGCGGTTATCGTTaataccaggggtctcagacacgcggcccgcgagacgttttttttgtggcccccaccttaatatgaaagtttaatgtttgtgcggcccgtgagttttatatgaatggtgcttgacagcgttgtgttatttgggtccaaaatggctctttcaacgttctgggttgcctacccctgtgttagtgggaaagcggcaaatgagtgaaagcaacagagacgttgccatggagacgagggttttcttacgtgccttgctgcagtcacaccgcgacacctgtccgtcagtaataacagtccccgataacctggaccaattcaaaccgttatttctttatttttgtttaatttgcattgcctcacacgatgaacactaacATATATTTCTATGTGACGCCGAATAACACCCCGAGGGCAGTCACTTTTTTAGCGCtcgctattatccgccgaccaccGCGTTGCTGTCGGGAAGAAAAGCGGaacaacacacattgcggaaataacattctctgtgcgtcggctaaatataaatatattccacaaccccaaacatgtctttttcaaagcctgcagtgaagagaaaggttagtgatgagcaaagacaattccaggaaaagtgggagatgcaatatttccgATATttcccgacgtgtcttatttgcacagagaaaaagttttttttttaagaaaatcttTTCTTGTAGcctagcctcacccagactctgcatccagtggctcccaggtaaattgagtttgagaccccagaTTAATACTGTTTATCATTACATCCCTACTTGTTTACTCCACTTTTGAAGGGTTGTATTATGATGTTTTCTGTCTACATTTTaaatactttcttgtggtctacataacatgtaacggtggtgCTTTGGCCCaaattttacatatattttttacagaacatcttcaaaccactttctgactgtctcttcagaatGTGTCATTTTATGGCTGGTCTCATTTAAGTACCAAAGCCCCCACCAAGGCCATGCCACCATCGACTGCATCTCCATAGCATCagctatgttgtagtttttagcgctacCATATGGAGTGTGACACATATAAGTTAAAGTAACGTATAGTTCTatcttagggctgggcaatatagccAAAAATTATATTACGCTATCTGTTTTTTGTATTGactatcaataattattgatacttTTTATGACTTATGACTTTATGACGCCATGCAGTGAATCCACAGCAACGGAGAGATGGTGCAACCACACGTGAGCGTGTGAGCGTGTGAGCGTGtgagcgtgcgtgcgtgcgtgcgtgctccTTTAGGAATGGCAGTGTGTTGGGTTAGTCAATGCATGCATGCAGCAGTAGTGGCAACTGGCGAAAAAGGAATAAAGCGACCAAATTGTCACAAATCGGCGGCCTCGTCATTCCGACCTGAAAACTAAGCTTAGCAGACCCATTTttgggtaaagtgaagggtgttacccCGACAAAAATATAATCTCTGGAGGGAACGTCTCCCTTGCGCTCCTTGACTATTGTATGGGAAACCGAACAGCAGGAAAGATGTTACACTCGGTAGGTGATACTGTTAGGTGATTGGCTGTTAGTGTGTCTCtcccattgctcagtgacacttccaGTTTCCTTTATTCCCAAAGCACCAGTGACTTCATGAAGGGAATTTTGCTTTGTACTTTCTGGTTTCTTCCgaccaaaaaatataaatatgtatccaATATTTTAGCGAACGCATTTTATCTTGATATCGATTGTCTATCGTGATATATGTTGATATCGTGTTATCGGCCCGGCCCTACTTTTTGTTAtaaatggcaacaacggagggtgcatgtacgagccagtctgccccacgacAAGAGGatcgagaaaaagaaggaacctaTTGAGTACAACTTTGGACAACAACTGACTaacaatggcggactcgcacaAAGCTTTTCGGGTAAACCtcttaccatatatggagatattcgCTGACGTAGGAAAAATATGTCTCTAAAGTCTCAATATCAGAAATCctaaaagaaaagttggttttgcataataatacCCCTTGAAGAGAAGAGAGGCTCAAATGGTCCATTTGTTTGTTTTAACtcaaaaaattgcattgttgtatcTGATATAGCACATCtattatgttatgttttttagTCGGGGTTACTACATCACTTCTAACCAAAACACACTGTCAATATAATATACACTTATTGGTGGACATGTGCAATTTATTCAAATGAGCTGAAGGGTAGAATAATAGGGTACCTTTTTAACATGTGCATTATTTTCACCGCTCCCCCACCAGAAGCTCCGACCAAGACTCAGACAGAGCCTATGAactcaagaagaagaagaaaaagaggcGGCATCAGAGTTCGCAGCACAGTCCGGACTACCGTAGCGAAGAAAGGGAGAACCGCAAGCGCCGTCACTCTGACACGACCAACACCAGAGGCGATGACAACGGTTGTTCGCCGGAGAAATGCCGCCGCATCGACTATGCCGATGCCAATCGCG is part of the Nerophis ophidion isolate RoL-2023_Sa linkage group LG08, RoL_Noph_v1.0, whole genome shotgun sequence genome and encodes:
- the usp42 gene encoding ubiquitin carboxyl-terminal hydrolase 42 isoform X1; amino-acid sequence: MTIVDRSSENSDHESVGCNRSPFTSGDGMDSSCSSSWAVGPTLPSDSPRLKGPGSCLGPTPGAAVYNNTPSSVDRSKEQVLSSGDGIDMPQKVLFPPERLSLKWNQVHRIGAGLQNMGNTCFLNSALQCLTYTPPFANYMLSREHSKTCHEPVFCMMCTMQNHIIQVFANSGNVIKPIGVLNELKRIAKHFRYGSQEDAHEFIRYTVDAMQKSCLPGTKLDRQSQATTFIHQVFGGYLRSRVKCLNCKAVSDTFDPFLDITLEIRIAPSVSKALEQFVKPEQLDGENAYKCSKCKKMVTASKRFTIHRNSNVLTLSLKRFANFSGGKLTKDVKYPEYLDLRPFMSQSQGEAQLYGLYAVLVHSGFSCHAGHYFCYVKASNGQWFQMNDSSVTVSDIRSVLNQQAYVLFYIKTCEGKKGGDYGHMSHNSAVPGQSSPRPVVIPRINTTVHHNNNVGFIGPQLPPHLAKNSLHINGSGTLRDYPKPSTSCSAVGKPNHSVASSSFSSSSSSSSSSSTSSISHSASQPSVIPDQDKRLKLSFSIGQSKLNRAAPPLSSASSSSASASSSSSSLASSQSTSDAYFIPRQINHVNGTPRCNGEQQGGGNGASFLVPYSQESSEESDQENGGSLDNGCSVKGHLNGNKKTRDDQSANGELEVHHNGNCLNGFTHSISKPSQNGHHNGHRKVNGHNSFEKVSASYDCSFPSEATVTVNGLGDEHFYSSKQEDQPTSVQKILTAASETQHTSPDIRATGGSDPLFQQTASNNTDVSIKSSSSASNESVSTSPTALTTSPDSSLSTSGVSAALQKVSICADEGVDVSLTNGSSKSSEGHTDLKEQHQSSPPSRTYDRRSSRERGSTQPYSSDWSRDRERHYRDRSQGRDSHRYRRDYRDIYRRSYRDQDYYHRDWERRSHYPRERGRDRGSQHYHYNHHHRGREDRGYQRRGYGHAHREESSSRWKREYRGVKDNVRERDYYQSSATMPESYKSKSSPHRHAPVWEDQNHNRSGRSASSEEYHSKKHKKSKKKKNSKDKERYRDSGSSDQDSDRAYELKKKKKKRRHQSSQHSPDYRSEERENRKRRHSDTTNTRGDDNGCSPEKCRRIDYADANRGHLVPSHSTSPAAAAQGPSHSHLNGYTGNGYSQANGVFH
- the usp42 gene encoding ubiquitin carboxyl-terminal hydrolase 42 isoform X2, with protein sequence MTIVDRSSENSDHESVGCNRSPFTSGDGMDSSCSSSWAVGPTLPSDSPRLKGPGSCLGPTPGAAVYNNTPSSVDRSKEQVLSSGDGIDMPQKVLFPPERLSLKWNQVHRIGAGLQNMGNTCFLNSALQCLTYTPPFANYMLSREHSKTCHEPVFCMMCTMQNHIIQVFANSGNVIKPIGVLNELKRIAKHFRYGSQEDAHEFIRYTVDAMQKSCLPGTKLDRQSQATTFIHQVFGGYLRSRVKCLNCKAVSDTFDPFLDITLEIRIAPSVSKALEQFVKPEQLDGENAYKCSKCKKMVTASKRFTIHRNSNVLTLSLKRFANFSGGKLTKDVKYPEYLDLRPFMSQSQGEAQLYGLYAVLVHSGFSCHAGHYFCYVKASNGQWFQMNDSSVTVSDIRSVLNQQAYVLFYIKTCEGKKGGDYGHMSHNSAVPGQSSPRPVVIPRINTTVHHNNNVGFIGPQLPPHLAKNSLHINGSGTLRDYPKPSTSCSAVGKPNHSVASSSFSSSSSSSSSSSTSSISHSASQPSVIPDQDKRLKLSFSIGQSKLNRAAPPLSSASSSSASASSSSSSLASSQSTSDAYFIPRQINHVNGTPRCNGEQQGGGNGASFLVPYSQESSEESDQENGGSLDNGCSVKGHLNGNKKTRDDQSANGELEVHHNGNCLNGFTHSISKPSQNGHHNGHRKVNGHNSFEKVSASYDCSFPSEATVTVNGLGDEHFYSSKQEDQPTSVQKILTAASETQHTSPDIRATGGSDPLFQQTASNNTDVSIKSSSSASNESVSTSPTALTTSPDSSLSTSGVSAALQKVSICADEGVDVSLTNGSSKSSEGHTDLKEQHQSSPPSRTYDRRSSRERGSTQPYSSDWSRDRERHYRDRSQGRDSHRYRRDYRDIYRRSYRDQDYYHRDWERRSHYPRERGRDRGSQHYHYNHHHRGREDRGYQRRGYGHAHREESSSRWKREYRGVKDNVRERDYYQSSATMPESYKSKSSPHRHAPVWEDQNHNRSGRSASSEEYHSKKHKKSKKKKNSKDKERYRDSGSDQDSDRAYELKKKKKKRRHQSSQHSPDYRSEERENRKRRHSDTTNTRGDDNGCSPEKCRRIDYADANRGHLVPSHSTSPAAAAQGPSHSHLNGYTGNGYSQANGVFH